The Chlamydia poikilotherma DNA segment TGGTGAGATCTCCAGATACTCTAAAATGATGCGCATCATTTCCTCTAACGTATACCGTTGGAGCAATACCAATCACACAAATTCTATCTGCATATGGAGTTTGATCTAATACTTGCTGAACTACACCTCCCCCATCTCCGTAAAATATAATTATATGTCTTCTGTGCCGATTCCCTGGATGAGAGAAGAAATGATTCAAAGAATCTGATAAAGCCCGACACAAGGGATTGGATAGAGAAAAAATAGGTCTGCGAGATAACCGCGAACAGAAGCTCTCAGAGCCTGAATTATACAACAGGCGTACAGCTACATTACGCACTTCACTAATGTATAAGGATTCAAGCTGCGCTTCTGGTAGAGTCTGACCACTACCATTAATATAGGTAACATCAATATCGTATGCCGGAGGCATTTCTCTATTGTTATCGAAAAGACTTACGGCTTCAAATACCTCATCTAATTCCGTGACAAATGGGGTAGGCTCCCCATGAATAAATACATTTACTTGTCTAGTAGTCTGTTCAAAAAAGTGTTGCTCGGCACCATTAGAATTGATTGGCTCATCTTCTAAACTGATACTTTCTAAAGACAGATTGCTGCCAAGATCGACAGGTAAAACCATAAAACCATCCAGCCTTATAGGCATATATAGGTATTCATCAACTCTCTTGCCAAGAAAAAGATAATCCTATTTCCCAACAAGCCTTTGTACTATGCGTAGCACTTCATTCTGTAAAATCAAACCTAGAGATGTTTCCACGACGAGATCCCAATACTTTATACAAATATAATTACCACAAAGTAATGAGAATGAACGAATTTACAGACAATATTGTATCTGACGATTTGTATCTGTGAAAAAATTGACATAAGTTTTGATTCATTAACTTTATTGTATCTACTGCTTCAAAATTGTTTGGGCTTAAAATAAAAAAGTATCTGTGAAGAAAATCACAGATACTTTTATAAGCTTGCCAAACGATGGTGTTTGTTATTATCTCTTATGCGTCACCATATCTCTAGCGTACCTCTCGCGCTTCCACGCGAGTTCCTTATCTGCTTTCTCTTTCTGCCAAGCAAGAAGATCTTTTTTAAAATCCAATTCTTTTTCTCGCATTTCGAGATCTTTATAAGCATATTCCATATCTTTAGAATGGCGATAATAACGCCAGATATTGGCAATCTCATCGAGCTTCTGTAGCAAAACATCAAAAGAAAGATTCTCATTATTCAATTCTTCAGAAGATATGTGAAGACATGAGAAAATATTTCTACATGCCTGTAAAATTCTCTGCCCAGAGGGTGATTCTTTCATTAGCTCTATAGCCTGTTCGTTACTTTCTAATTCTATATTCTCGTTCTTACATACAAGAGCAAGATCATGGTATAATTCCTGACCTTCCTCTACCAAAACTTGAAATAAAGAATCTAGCTGATCCGCTAGGCATTCTCTATCTCCATCACTTATAGAATCAAAACAACAATCCATTCTAGAACTTCGTTTCTCAACAGGTTCTTGCATAATAGTCTCTATAGTCTCAGAAAAAATATGACTACAGCATATTAAAGAAAGGAATGCGGTGGTTAAACTATAAATAAAAAATCTCTTAATCATACCTACTCGTGTTCTTGCTTAATTTGAATCAACCCAGTCAAATTCATGAAGAAGTAGTATAAGAAATAAAAATCCAAAAGGCAAACAAATGTGCAAAAAAAATCCACCTTAAAATTGTTATAAATAAAAATATAAAAATTAAGATAAATATCAGTGAATATTAATATATCTTATAGATAAAAAGAGCTCTCAATAATTCCACAACACGATTTTCAATATCTGAAATATTTTCTCTGCTCTTTGTACTCTAAAGGATTGTGCATGCATAACACATGTAAAACACAAGAAATCGATATATAAACTACTGTGATAAATATCAGCATAGCATGATAAATGAACATAGAGAACCGTGTTAGCCCGATTCTTGAGAAAAACTTATAAATCCTATCTAACTTAAGCATTTCTAAAATAAAATTCAGAAAATTCGATTTGCAAATTACCTGATTTTGCTCATTTTTTAATGCAGCTACAGGTTGAACAGCTCGAATAGGTAGTAGAGGAATTTTAGTATGTCGATGCATTTGTAATTAAGTAGAGGAAAATCGCTAACAAGCAAAGGAAAATGCAATACAAATCATTTAAAATCAACAGGAAAGGGCAGCTGTGTTTTACAATACACCCTATTGAAAATGTATGCTTTCTTACCTCAAATCTATGTGAGAGTCTGCTGACACGCTGGCAACCAGTGCAACATTTTTTTCACAATGATCGGCAAAGATTCTGCATTTTGCAAGTCTCTAATAGATAGTGGCAAACGCAAAACACTGTGAGCAATATCTTGCTTATAAGCTAGCAATGCCTTGATTGCGATGGGATTTGTCGTATGAGCAAGCCAAAGAGAAAGCTCTTGCCACAATGATGCATTGCTTTCTTGATAAGGATTATCTACATAGCTACGCGCCTCTCCTGGCCAACCATTAGATAAAACAGAAACGAGCCCATGAGCTCCTGATAGATGCATTTGCGGCCACAAACCATCATCGCCACAATACAAAATAAGATCGGGATGTATCTGCACATATTCGCGACATTTTTCAACAGACCCTCCAGAATCTTTCACTCCATAAAAAGAAGGATGTGTGGATAATGCACGTACAGCTTCTAAATATAACGGTGTTCCTGCCCTAGAAGGAATGTTATATAAAATTGCAGGTTTATTCGTAGCGTTCAAAAGATGCTCAAACCATAACGTCTGACCATAAACCCCAGGTTTTGTATAAATAGGACTAGTGATTAAAAAACCATCAACAGAATACGTAGAGCATATCCTTATCCATTCTAAAGCATCATTTAGTGAAATGCCAGACACCCCAATAACTATAGGAACCTGCAGTTTCAAAGAACAAGCGAAAGAAACTAAGGCTTCTTTCTCTTTTACTGTTAACGCTAGGCTTTCTCCAGTACTTCCAAGAAGAACAACACCATTTCCTTCTTTTTCTTGAGAACGTAAAATCTTCTCAAAACTTGGAAAATCAATTGCATAATTAGGAAGAAAAGGAGTAACGCACGCAGTGAGTAATTTCATAATACTTGTTATTATACTACAGAAAACCTCTGCTTAACATAATCATTATGGAGTTGTTCTACAATATTTCCTGCTAGATTTTCAGGAACTACTAAGCTCAATGCCATGCAACTTTGACAACAGCAAAAAATGGGAGAAGGATAATTACGTAATTTATCTGTAACGGTAGTTACAACCTTTGTTGAAGCTAATCCAGAACCAATCATAGTAATCAACGCCAAATCATAAAGCATGTGTACAGTTCCTATATTAGATAGCTTGCTATAGAGATCTTGAATGATTTCTTCAGAAATATCATCATCATCTGTCGTAAAAGATACCTTAGTATCCTGAGAAGTTATCAAACCAGGAAGAATATGATAGGTATCTAGTATAGGTAAAATCTTATCTAGGTTAACGGCACCTAAAACACCACAATCTACAGACCATAATCGTTGACGTTGACGTAAAGAAAGCGCTTTTACACGAGGTGCATAGCTTACAGTTTTATCCATAGCATAGATCCAAGTACCTCCTTTAGAAACATCAAAAGTAGAGGTTACGAAAATAGGGATTCCTGCACGCACGCATGGAGAAAGCATAGGAGGATAGAGAATTTTAGCACCGAAGGTGGCAAGGTTTTGCATTTCTTCAAAACTCAACTCTGGGATGAGTTGCGCATCTTCAATGATTCTCGGGTCCATAGTATAAATACCATTCACATCAGTATAAATACGCACTTCTTGAGCATTACTCATTTCAGCAATTAATGCTCCGGAATAATCACTTCCTCCTCTGCCCAACACCGTGGTTTTCCCAAAAGCATCTGCTCCTATAAATCCCTGAGTGATATAACAAATATCACTTTTGAGGTTAAGAGCACGCCAGTTTTCTCGCATACGCGAAATATCAGGAGCAGCACGATGGTATTCACCATTTGTCAATATGACAGTTCTTGCCTCTAAAAACTCTATAGGAAAGTTATTGCTATCACAGAAAGCTTGAAATAAAGCAGCCGATATATCCTCACCTAAAGCAAGAATTTCGGCTCGATCACTAGGAGCAATTTCTTCTTTATCTACATAACTGTTCAACTTTTCTATCCAAGAAGATAGGGAAAATGTGATTTGAAGTTCATGGATAATTTTATTGTGTCTCTTTACAATATCAAAAACAATTTGTTCACGATACTCACTAGAAACACAGCAAAACATATCTAGTAAGTCTGTAATTCCCGCTACAGCACTAACAACAATAAAATGCGGTGTATTTTTAGAGACAATAGCATAGACCTTGCGTATACTTTCTGCTGTTCCTAAACTAGTCCCGCCAAATTTATATACTACTGGAGGCATGTATATTCTCCAGAATTCTGACAACAATAGTTGTGCATATTTGTCAATAAAGCTCCTGCAGCACCCCGAACAAGATTGTGTATCAATACATTCATTTTTATTGTTCGAGAATCACTCCCATGAGTAATGGGTCCTATATGCACACGCATGTCATCATCTGCAAGATCTTTTCTTGCTTGTGGATGCCAAGGAGAATCATAAAGTTTATACGTACCTGGAAAGGCTTCATTTCTATGATGATAGCAATGAAGAATATCCTCTATATCGACAGGATCAAGAAAAGTCACATGTAAAGTTAGAGTATGTCCATAAACTACAGGAACACGATGTACAGTAACCGTTATGGAAAACTCTGCAGGTTCATCACATTTGCCTAAAATCTTTAGTGTTTCTCTAAGGATTTTTTCTTCTTCCCCTACTATATGAGGAATCGTATTTCCTAAAACATCCATGGAAGAAACTCCAGGATGACCAGCACCACTTGCCGATTGCAAAGTGACAATATTCACACGGTCAATCCTAAATTCCTTCAATGGAGCTAAAGCTAAAGCAATGCCAGAGACACAACAATTAGAATTAGTGATGATTCTTCCCGGGAAAGGCTGCGCAGCAATAAGACTAAGATGATCCTGATTTACTTCAGGAATAATAATGGGAACCGCGGGATGCATTCTAAAGGCAGATGAATTAGAAAAAATCAATTTTCCCTTAGATAGACAATATGACTCTAATGATTCCGCTATCTTTTCAGGCAAGAAGGATACAATAATATCCGATTCGATCTCTTCGATTCTACGAACAGGCAGATGGACCATACTTTCCGGCATAGGACTCAAAGACTCTTGCCAAACACACGCAGAACCATAAGTCTGACTATATTTTGTCTCGGAGGCAACAACTTCACAAATATGCCAAGGAAACCATTTATGCAAAAGAGCTACGAATTTTTGACCAACCAGCCCGGTAGCTCCCAAAACAGCTACACGCATGTGTTGCCTCCTGAAATCATACTATATCATCACTGATAGTGAATAAGAAAGCAGGTTAACAAAACAGCCACTTAATCTAGAGTATCGGCAAGACAAAATACGCACTCCTCTTATTCAAAAATCAAGGAATCTTAGAGGCCGCATTGTAATAACGGTTTTGTTTTTTAAGCAAGAACTGTTCATTCACACAGAAACCTTTAGCCCTACTTCAGGTCCATAACATCCGGGAGGCGGGGATTCGTTTAACAACCAATCTAAAATTCTCACAACTCCCTCAGCAAAGACTTCACGGGAAAAGACAGTATGCCGTAAAGTGATTTGCTCTTTATCACTGATAAAAGCTATTTCATGCTCCCCCGAAATATTGCCAACACGTGAAGCATGTAACTCAATATTTTTTACATTGTCACAGTTAGACCCGACACTATAGTTCTGTTGCCACTCCTTCTCTTTAGCATCACAAAGAACAGAGACTAATTCATTAGCTGTTCCTGAAATCAAATCTTTTTTCTTTCTATGATGCACCTCAGTAATACGGATATCGTAGGTATCATCGAAAACACTAGCGAGTATAACAGCTAAACGTTTCTGCACATACGCTCCTAAGCTCGTATTTGAACAAACAATAACAGGAACATAAACAGCTAAATCTTCTATTTTTTTATCTATAGATAAAGATACTGCGGGTTTAGTCGTAGCAAAAATTAAAGGTTTGGGATTACAAAGCAAAGCCAGAAGAAGTTCCTCAGAAAAAGATGAAGAAGAAAAATCTACAAGAACATCATTACTGTCTATAACAGAAGATAAAGTATGAGCACTTGTTCTGGAAAATCCTGGGCCTAAAGTGAAGCGTGCGATTGATTTCAATGAAGTACCGAGCAACGTTCCCATTCTTCCTGAACATCCGATAATACCAACACGCATAAATTCATCTCAAAATATAGAAAAACATCATCATTTATAGCTCTGAGAGAGCTTAGCTTCCTATCGACAAAAATCCTAAAGAATCCTAGAATTTAAATCTCTTTGATTCTTTTCAATGCGCATCTCTCTTTAATCTGTAATAATCAATAAATAGAAAGCCTTGTTAATTAAAGTAGCTCCTAAACTATAAAATTCCGCTCATTCATGGCTCATCATATTGCCACAATATTTTCTAATTCTGCAAATCATTCGGACACCCTCTTAAACTCTCGACTTCCTTTATGGGAAGCTTATTGCCCTCAAGTCTTTTTTGAGTATTTAGAAGTCCTGCACTTAGTTAAAGGATCGCCTATAGACTTCAACCATATAAATAATATCTTATTATCAAAATCAGGATTTACGTTATCACCAACGGAAAATTACCTTCCACCGCACAATTATTTATTTGAGTTAAGTGAAAAGTGTTTTCCTATAGCCACACAAACACGCCCCTTGGATGACGATGGCTTTTCTACTCTTCCCGACCTGATTCACGATTTATTTTGCCACGTTCCTTGGCTGTTGCACCCTGAATTTATGAAGTTTTTCTTTACTATGGGACAGCTGTTTATAAAAGCTATACATAGGGCAAAAGAGATCTACCCTATCGAAGATCAACCGCGTATCCTTAATAGCAATGCTCTTGCTATTTCGCGATGTTTTTGGTTTACGGTAGAAAATGGTCTTATTGAAGAACAGGGGAAAAGAAAGGCTTACGGAGCTGCTATATTAAGCTCGACTGAACAACTAGCCTATACTTTTAATAACAAGGTGTTTGTTTCTCCATTTAAAACGGAACACATTATACAACGTCCTTGCAACCCAAATTCACTACAAACAACACTTTTTGTCATTCATGAGTTTAGCGAATTAAATGATATCTCAGAAAAAATGCAGCTCTTTCTAGAACAAGGACAACTTGATTTCACGGTCTTTGGTCCCCACGACATATATTATCAAGATATCATCCTCTTTTTAAAAGACCATGTCCTCTCATAAAAATAAGACATTTTTTAATCTATCCCTTACCTTCTCATTAATTCTGATCTTATCGAATCTGGTAGCAGCTTCTAGGCTCATCGTAACGCCTTACTTTACTATTCCCGGGGGATTGCTTTTCTATCCTCTAACTTTTGTGATTTCTAACATCGTTAATGAGATCTTTGGTCCTGAAAAAACCCGACACATGGTATTTTCAGCATTTGCTGGTAATATGCTCTGCCTAATATTTCTCCAAATTGTATCTCTTCTTCCAGCCTCGTCCATAGAAATCGCAAATGCCTGGCATATTCTATTTGATGTCAGTCCAATAGCTTTTATTGCCTCATTTACTGCTTTCTCCGTTTCACAACAGCTCGATATTATTTCCTTTCATTTTTTTAAACGACGCTTTCCTAAATCATCTCCTTGGATACGCAATAACGCATCTTCTATGCTCTCACAAATGGTCGATACCCTTATTGTTGATCTCGGCGTTGTCTATATAGGCATGCATCTATCCTTTACAAAAACTTTACAAATTATGACTTGTTCATATCTCTATAAAGTTTTCTTTATCCTAGCTACCACTCCGATTTTTTATCTGGGAATAAGAAGAATACCTCGCATTTATAAAGACAATATGGAAACAAAACACGAGACATTAATATAAAATAACTAATTATACAAAAAAAATTAAATGATTTATTTTCCTAAAAGAATTATAATCTTTGTCAAAAAAAATAATTTTATGGCTAATTTCCTTCTTTCACCGCCAAATATGCAATCGGGGTCGATCTATACCTTATGCAACCCTACCCCACTCCTTCCCAAAGATCAAAAATCCAAATCTATAGGAGAAAAAACGCCTATTACCGGCCCTGGATCATTTGACAATGCCTCATTTTTAAGTAAATTAGCCCGAGTTATCCTTGCGGCCATACTTATTATAGTTACTCTAGGGTTAATTCTATGCTTTATGTCTACACAAAATCTCTTGGATCTCAACACCCATGAAATCTGTGTAGATTATTTAGATTACGATTATCCCCCGTATTTCCCTTACAGATACGATACGATATACCGAAGTATACCCTATAGTCCAGAACCGACAATCACATTTGCAACTTGGGATAATGGGGAAATTTTTACTCATTTTCTTCGATTGACGGAAACGTACTCAAAATTATTCATTACTTCTTTTTTGGATACACCGTCCTGTTTTTCCATAGAACGTCATATTCTTCAAGACCAGCACATGCTC contains these protein-coding regions:
- a CDS encoding queuosine precursor transporter, with the protein product MSSHKNKTFFNLSLTFSLILILSNLVAASRLIVTPYFTIPGGLLFYPLTFVISNIVNEIFGPEKTRHMVFSAFAGNMLCLIFLQIVSLLPASSIEIANAWHILFDVSPIAFIASFTAFSVSQQLDIISFHFFKRRFPKSSPWIRNNASSMLSQMVDTLIVDLGVVYIGMHLSFTKTLQIMTCSYLYKVFFILATTPIFYLGIRRIPRIYKDNMETKHETLI
- the asd gene encoding aspartate-semialdehyde dehydrogenase, translated to MRVAVLGATGLVGQKFVALLHKWFPWHICEVVASETKYSQTYGSACVWQESLSPMPESMVHLPVRRIEEIESDIIVSFLPEKIAESLESYCLSKGKLIFSNSSAFRMHPAVPIIIPEVNQDHLSLIAAQPFPGRIITNSNCCVSGIALALAPLKEFRIDRVNIVTLQSASGAGHPGVSSMDVLGNTIPHIVGEEEKILRETLKILGKCDEPAEFSITVTVHRVPVVYGHTLTLHVTFLDPVDIEDILHCYHHRNEAFPGTYKLYDSPWHPQARKDLADDDMRVHIGPITHGSDSRTIKMNVLIHNLVRGAAGALLTNMHNYCCQNSGEYTCLQ
- a CDS encoding 4-hydroxy-tetrahydrodipicolinate reductase, coding for MRVGIIGCSGRMGTLLGTSLKSIARFTLGPGFSRTSAHTLSSVIDSNDVLVDFSSSSFSEELLLALLCNPKPLIFATTKPAVSLSIDKKIEDLAVYVPVIVCSNTSLGAYVQKRLAVILASVFDDTYDIRITEVHHRKKKDLISGTANELVSVLCDAKEKEWQQNYSVGSNCDNVKNIELHASRVGNISGEHEIAFISDKEQITLRHTVFSREVFAEGVVRILDWLLNESPPPGCYGPEVGLKVSV
- a CDS encoding aspartate kinase — encoded protein: MPPVVYKFGGTSLGTAESIRKVYAIVSKNTPHFIVVSAVAGITDLLDMFCCVSSEYREQIVFDIVKRHNKIIHELQITFSLSSWIEKLNSYVDKEEIAPSDRAEILALGEDISAALFQAFCDSNNFPIEFLEARTVILTNGEYHRAAPDISRMRENWRALNLKSDICYITQGFIGADAFGKTTVLGRGGSDYSGALIAEMSNAQEVRIYTDVNGIYTMDPRIIEDAQLIPELSFEEMQNLATFGAKILYPPMLSPCVRAGIPIFVTSTFDVSKGGTWIYAMDKTVSYAPRVKALSLRQRQRLWSVDCGVLGAVNLDKILPILDTYHILPGLITSQDTKVSFTTDDDDISEEIIQDLYSKLSNIGTVHMLYDLALITMIGSGLASTKVVTTVTDKLRNYPSPIFCCCQSCMALSLVVPENLAGNIVEQLHNDYVKQRFSVV
- a CDS encoding phenylalanine 4-monooxygenase; the encoded protein is MAHHIATIFSNSANHSDTLLNSRLPLWEAYCPQVFFEYLEVLHLVKGSPIDFNHINNILLSKSGFTLSPTENYLPPHNYLFELSEKCFPIATQTRPLDDDGFSTLPDLIHDLFCHVPWLLHPEFMKFFFTMGQLFIKAIHRAKEIYPIEDQPRILNSNALAISRCFWFTVENGLIEEQGKRKAYGAAILSSTEQLAYTFNNKVFVSPFKTEHIIQRPCNPNSLQTTLFVIHEFSELNDISEKMQLFLEQGQLDFTVFGPHDIYYQDIILFLKDHVLS
- the dapA gene encoding 4-hydroxy-tetrahydrodipicolinate synthase, with protein sequence MKLLTACVTPFLPNYAIDFPSFEKILRSQEKEGNGVVLLGSTGESLALTVKEKEALVSFACSLKLQVPIVIGVSGISLNDALEWIRICSTYSVDGFLITSPIYTKPGVYGQTLWFEHLLNATNKPAILYNIPSRAGTPLYLEAVRALSTHPSFYGVKDSGGSVEKCREYVQIHPDLILYCGDDGLWPQMHLSGAHGLVSVLSNGWPGEARSYVDNPYQESNASLWQELSLWLAHTTNPIAIKALLAYKQDIAHSVLRLPLSIRDLQNAESLPIIVKKMLHWLPACQQTLT